From a region of the Armatimonas rosea genome:
- a CDS encoding DUF4832 domain-containing protein produces MAKTLSLPAGPAPLDNPLKGWCAYSDPGFVHALPVSLAYFYASWRELEPRPGVFAWEAFEKKWESPLARGKHVILRLFLEYPNEPTGLPQWVIDSGVKRTAYDTKEVGKGLCPSWDDPKLLEPLLRFIAAFGKRYNAHPRVAFLQLGTLGFWGEWHTWPVEKLMASLTTQKRVVAAYRAAFPDVPIHARYPYEGTNHAWLGYHDDMIPEDSLGTEAWQFLPSLTKAGRTENWKTAPLGGEMVPSAARKWLGEGWPTLQKAVEQLHFSWIGPYCPAIEKDLPPEQKARADTLVRRMGYSFRLTQLTYGTAAHGALELTLDGINEGVAPFYRDWPLEVGLLDETSRVVARIRPITDLRRWLPGPFSVKASLPSPPKLPKLRLAVRVVDPWEGAAQPLRFANALPVVAGGWTELTQL; encoded by the coding sequence ATGGCTAAAACGCTCTCTCTGCCTGCCGGGCCAGCGCCGCTCGACAACCCGCTCAAGGGCTGGTGCGCCTACTCCGACCCTGGCTTTGTCCATGCACTTCCTGTCTCTCTGGCCTACTTCTACGCCTCCTGGCGGGAGCTAGAGCCGCGCCCGGGTGTCTTTGCCTGGGAGGCGTTCGAGAAAAAGTGGGAGAGCCCGCTCGCACGGGGCAAGCATGTGATCCTACGGCTGTTTTTGGAGTACCCCAATGAGCCGACAGGCCTGCCCCAGTGGGTGATCGACTCCGGTGTGAAGCGCACCGCCTACGATACCAAAGAGGTCGGCAAGGGGCTCTGCCCGAGCTGGGACGACCCCAAGCTCTTGGAGCCACTTCTGAGGTTCATCGCGGCCTTTGGAAAGCGCTACAACGCCCACCCCCGCGTCGCGTTTCTTCAGCTGGGGACACTGGGCTTCTGGGGGGAGTGGCACACCTGGCCCGTGGAGAAGCTTATGGCATCGCTGACGACACAAAAGCGGGTCGTCGCGGCGTACAGAGCGGCCTTTCCCGATGTCCCGATTCATGCGCGCTACCCCTATGAAGGGACGAACCACGCCTGGCTTGGCTACCACGACGACATGATCCCCGAGGACTCCCTGGGTACAGAAGCGTGGCAATTTCTACCGTCGCTGACGAAAGCCGGGCGCACGGAGAACTGGAAAACCGCGCCCTTGGGCGGTGAGATGGTGCCCAGTGCGGCGAGAAAATGGCTTGGGGAGGGCTGGCCGACACTCCAGAAAGCCGTGGAGCAGCTTCATTTCTCCTGGATCGGGCCGTACTGCCCTGCAATCGAAAAAGACTTGCCTCCCGAGCAAAAAGCCCGCGCCGACACGCTCGTGCGGCGCATGGGCTACAGCTTCCGCCTGACCCAGCTCACCTATGGCACCGCTGCCCACGGCGCTCTGGAGCTCACGCTTGACGGTATCAACGAAGGGGTCGCGCCGTTTTATCGAGACTGGCCGCTGGAGGTTGGGCTCCTCGACGAAACCAGCCGCGTGGTGGCTCGCATCCGCCCGATCACCGATCTGCGCCGCTGGCTTCCCGGCCCGTTTTCGGTGAAGGCATCGCTTCCGAGTCCTCCCAAGCTCCCGAAACTTCGGCTTGCCGTGCGTGTCGTGGATCCGTGGGAGGGCGCGGCGCAGCCCCTTCGCTTCGCCAACGCGCTCCCTGTCGTTGCGGGCGGCTGGACGGAGCTCACCCAGCTCTAG
- a CDS encoding DUF3291 domain-containing protein, whose amino-acid sequence MARLAFLTFGLLKEPWGAPGVAGFEERAPGNFAAAAASPGFLGRSGLDGVSWGEWIYPASLPTETYPRLARTLSLWESLEAVYAFAYSGSHAESLRHRKEWVNEFPLPTYVAWWVADSHTPTWTESNDRLTLLHTDGPTPAAFTFKSAFTPEGESYALDSALVKTLLVR is encoded by the coding sequence ATGGCAAGACTAGCATTTCTGACATTTGGGCTTCTTAAAGAGCCGTGGGGCGCTCCGGGTGTGGCGGGTTTTGAGGAGCGGGCTCCGGGTAACTTCGCGGCGGCTGCGGCGAGCCCGGGCTTCCTTGGTCGCTCGGGTCTCGACGGCGTAAGCTGGGGCGAGTGGATCTACCCGGCGTCGCTTCCGACCGAGACCTACCCCCGCTTGGCGCGGACGCTCTCGCTCTGGGAGAGCTTGGAGGCGGTGTATGCCTTTGCCTACTCAGGGAGCCACGCCGAGTCGCTCCGGCACCGCAAGGAGTGGGTGAACGAGTTCCCGCTGCCGACCTATGTTGCGTGGTGGGTCGCCGACAGCCACACACCAACCTGGACGGAGTCCAACGACCGCTTGACACTGCTCCACACCGACGGCCCCACCCCCGCCGCGTTTACCTTCAAGAGTGCCTTTACGCCCGAGGGAGAGAGCTATGCCTTGGACAGTGCCCTGGTGAAGACACTGCTCGTGCGATAG
- a CDS encoding sulfatase-like hydrolase/transferase: protein MKQPNICLIFMDDMMHRLLLDKEVETPNLDKLVARGTTFTHAHNQGAWSGAVCIPSRAMLITGLSLWHARERIEKTPLLGEWLGKHGYTTHFVGKWHNSDAALKRSYQTIGPHAGGFYPSTDEKGDAYLRPAPGNNTWKPDDLSRKGHWLEVDGKVVHSSEHWVNGALEFLKSNAHPLTPARRGDNADSPFFLHVAFHAPHDPRQAPTEYLNKYPIERVSLPPNFLPEHPFDNGDLRVRDEKLAPWPRTPEAIKQHRKEYYAILTHADYHIGRILDALPDDTLVVFSGDHGLAVGEHGLMGKQNCYDHSVRIPLVFAGPGIPKNKKNDALIYQNQIFATLCDLVGVPQPPGLENPSLAPLVKGGKQERDAAVFGAYLDVQRMVRTRTHKLIVYPKAKHVQLFDLEHDPWETKNLAAEQPERVKSLWGRLNTLQKQLADPLELPFLQASENLLK from the coding sequence ATGAAACAGCCCAATATCTGCCTCATCTTCATGGACGACATGATGCACCGGCTACTCCTCGATAAAGAAGTCGAGACACCGAACTTGGACAAGCTCGTGGCGCGGGGGACGACCTTTACCCATGCCCACAACCAGGGCGCGTGGTCGGGGGCGGTCTGTATCCCCAGCCGCGCGATGCTGATCACCGGGCTCTCGCTCTGGCACGCGCGCGAGCGGATCGAGAAGACCCCACTCCTAGGCGAGTGGCTGGGAAAGCACGGCTATACGACACACTTTGTGGGCAAGTGGCACAACTCCGATGCCGCCCTGAAGCGGAGCTACCAGACTATCGGACCCCACGCAGGTGGCTTCTACCCCTCCACCGACGAGAAAGGCGATGCCTACCTGCGCCCCGCGCCGGGAAACAACACCTGGAAGCCCGATGACCTGTCGCGCAAGGGCCACTGGCTCGAAGTCGACGGCAAGGTTGTCCACAGCAGCGAGCACTGGGTCAACGGTGCACTGGAGTTCCTCAAAAGCAATGCTCACCCCCTAACCCCCGCCCGGCGGGGGGACAATGCGGATAGCCCTTTCTTTCTTCATGTCGCCTTTCACGCGCCCCACGACCCGCGCCAGGCCCCGACCGAGTACCTCAATAAGTACCCGATTGAGCGTGTCAGCCTGCCGCCCAACTTCCTGCCCGAGCACCCCTTCGACAACGGCGACCTGCGAGTGCGCGACGAGAAGCTGGCACCGTGGCCGCGTACGCCCGAGGCGATCAAGCAGCACCGCAAGGAGTACTACGCGATCCTCACCCACGCCGACTACCACATCGGGCGTATCCTGGATGCCCTCCCCGACGACACCCTGGTTGTCTTCTCGGGCGACCATGGGCTCGCGGTGGGGGAGCATGGGCTGATGGGCAAGCAGAACTGCTACGACCACTCGGTGCGGATTCCGCTGGTCTTTGCGGGGCCGGGGATTCCTAAGAATAAGAAAAACGATGCTCTGATCTACCAGAACCAGATCTTCGCCACGCTCTGCGACCTGGTCGGGGTGCCGCAGCCGCCCGGCCTGGAGAACCCCAGCCTCGCGCCACTGGTCAAGGGGGGCAAGCAAGAGCGCGATGCGGCGGTCTTTGGGGCGTATCTGGATGTCCAGCGCATGGTGCGTACCCGCACCCACAAGCTGATTGTCTACCCCAAGGCCAAGCACGTCCAGCTCTTTGATCTGGAGCACGATCCCTGGGAGACAAAGAACCTCGCCGCCGAGCAGCCCGAGCGGGTAAAGAGTCTCTGGGGGCGCCTCAACACGCTCCAAAAACAGCTCGCCGATCCTCTGGAGCTCCCGTTTTTGCAAGCCTCAGAGAATTTGTTAAAATAG
- a CDS encoding arylsulfatase, with the protein MKKPNIVLILTDDQGFGDLSCHGNPVLKTPHIDRLHDEGVRFTHFHVSPTCSPTRAALLTGKHEMRSGISHTIYERERLSLKATTLAQVLQGVGYATGIFGKWHLGDEDAYQPDKRGFDEVFIHGAGGIGQSYPGSCGDAPGNTYFDPAIWHNGRFEKTKGYCTDVFFAQATRWIEEKRAEKAPFFAYITPNAPHAPLQVRPEDEARYAGKVADKQAAKFFGMIANIDDNIGKLLERLKELGIERETLVVFMNDNGGTAGVKVFNAGMRASKNTVYQGGTRAASFWRWPGTLKPADCDRLTAHLDILPTLAELTGAKAPRELDGRSLVSLLKNPQAKWGDRMLFVHTGRWEPGQPPSKYGNAGVRFSHYNAVATKNPSACWQLFDLDTDPGETTDISAQNPALVQKVNAAYDSWWASVLPCLENEDAYKTAPKVNPFKARYEKQFGGSSK; encoded by the coding sequence ATGAAGAAACCCAACATTGTCCTGATTCTCACCGATGACCAGGGCTTTGGCGATCTCTCCTGCCATGGCAACCCGGTTCTCAAGACACCTCATATCGATCGCCTCCACGATGAGGGCGTGCGCTTTACCCACTTTCATGTCAGCCCGACCTGCTCCCCGACCCGCGCAGCGCTGCTCACGGGCAAGCACGAGATGCGCTCGGGGATCAGCCACACGATCTACGAGCGCGAGCGGCTCTCGCTCAAAGCGACGACACTAGCACAGGTGCTCCAGGGTGTCGGCTACGCCACCGGCATCTTTGGCAAGTGGCACCTCGGGGATGAAGACGCCTACCAGCCCGATAAGCGCGGCTTTGACGAGGTCTTTATCCATGGCGCGGGTGGGATCGGGCAGAGCTACCCCGGCTCCTGCGGCGATGCGCCCGGCAATACCTACTTCGATCCGGCGATCTGGCACAACGGGCGCTTCGAGAAGACCAAGGGCTACTGCACCGATGTGTTTTTTGCCCAAGCGACCCGCTGGATCGAAGAAAAACGCGCCGAGAAAGCCCCGTTCTTTGCCTACATCACGCCCAACGCCCCACACGCTCCGCTGCAAGTGCGCCCGGAGGACGAGGCACGCTACGCTGGGAAGGTGGCGGACAAGCAGGCGGCGAAGTTCTTTGGGATGATCGCCAATATCGACGACAATATCGGGAAGCTCTTGGAGCGCCTCAAAGAGCTGGGCATCGAGCGCGAGACCCTAGTGGTCTTTATGAACGACAACGGCGGCACGGCGGGCGTAAAAGTATTCAATGCGGGGATGCGGGCATCGAAGAACACGGTCTACCAAGGCGGCACCCGTGCGGCATCGTTCTGGCGCTGGCCGGGAACCCTCAAGCCCGCCGACTGTGACCGGCTGACGGCGCACCTCGATATTCTTCCCACCCTCGCTGAGCTGACCGGAGCCAAGGCGCCGCGAGAGCTCGATGGCCGCAGCTTGGTATCGTTGCTCAAGAACCCGCAAGCCAAGTGGGGCGACCGGATGCTCTTTGTCCACACGGGCCGCTGGGAGCCGGGGCAGCCGCCTAGTAAGTACGGCAACGCCGGGGTCCGCTTCTCGCACTACAACGCGGTGGCGACCAAGAACCCCAGTGCCTGCTGGCAGCTCTTTGACCTCGATACCGACCCCGGGGAGACCACGGATATCTCGGCGCAGAACCCTGCGCTGGTACAGAAAGTCAATGCTGCCTACGACTCCTGGTGGGCGAGTGTCCTTCCCTGCCTGGAGAACGAGGACGCGTACAAGACCGCGCCTAAGGTCAACCCGTTTAAGGCACGCTACGAAAAACAGTTTGGAGGCTCCTCGAAATGA
- a CDS encoding alpha/beta hydrolase fold domain-containing protein, producing MKLFLLAALAAVTLVSGARAQEAIPYKEADGKQLVLQVFKPTGWKASDKRPGFVFFHGGGWTGGTPTVLYPQAKALAARGMVAISAQYRLAEKGKAPETSVSDARSAMRWVRSHAGELGIDPKRLGAGGGSAGGHLAAHCGTIKALDDPKDDKAVSCRPDALVLFNPVYDNGPGGYGNERIGERFKEFSPLHNLDKTSPPTLVFFGDRDNLVPVKTAEAFRDAQRAAGVKSELMVYPGQGHGFFNKEPYLGKTIAEMEGFLEGLGWLKKQPKPDPALRPIAETPGLPRVLLIGDSISMGYTLPVRKLLEGKANVIHPPVNCSHSGFGVRELDKWLGDKPWDVIHVNFGLHDLKFVDEKGTMVAVEKGKQLASLADYEANLRTLVARLKKTGAKLIWATTTPVPEGTTGRIAGSERAYNEVVVKVMAENQIPIDDLHAAVAGSLATLQQPRNVHFTPAGYEALAQAVVKQVTANLR from the coding sequence ATGAAGCTCTTTCTTCTTGCCGCACTCGCCGCGGTGACACTGGTGTCCGGTGCCCGGGCGCAGGAGGCGATTCCCTATAAAGAGGCCGACGGCAAGCAACTGGTGCTTCAGGTCTTCAAGCCGACCGGCTGGAAGGCGAGCGACAAGCGCCCGGGCTTTGTCTTTTTTCACGGCGGGGGCTGGACCGGTGGGACCCCCACGGTGCTCTACCCACAGGCAAAGGCGCTGGCGGCACGCGGGATGGTGGCGATCAGCGCCCAGTACCGCCTCGCGGAGAAGGGGAAAGCGCCTGAGACCTCGGTGAGCGATGCGCGCTCGGCGATGCGCTGGGTGCGGAGCCATGCGGGCGAGCTGGGAATAGACCCCAAGCGCCTCGGGGCGGGCGGTGGCTCGGCCGGGGGGCACTTGGCGGCGCACTGTGGGACGATCAAGGCCCTCGACGATCCCAAGGACGATAAGGCTGTCTCCTGTCGGCCGGATGCGCTGGTGCTCTTCAACCCGGTCTACGACAACGGTCCCGGCGGCTACGGCAACGAGCGGATCGGGGAGCGCTTTAAGGAGTTCTCGCCGCTCCACAACCTGGATAAAACGTCTCCGCCGACGCTTGTCTTCTTTGGTGATAGGGATAACCTCGTCCCTGTTAAGACCGCCGAGGCGTTTCGCGATGCCCAGCGCGCTGCCGGGGTCAAGTCCGAGCTGATGGTCTACCCAGGGCAAGGGCACGGGTTCTTCAACAAGGAGCCGTATCTCGGCAAGACGATCGCGGAGATGGAGGGCTTCCTAGAGGGTCTCGGCTGGCTGAAAAAGCAACCCAAGCCCGACCCCGCTCTGCGCCCGATCGCCGAGACACCGGGCCTGCCACGGGTGCTCCTGATCGGCGACTCGATCTCCATGGGCTACACGCTCCCCGTGCGCAAGCTCCTTGAGGGCAAGGCCAATGTGATCCACCCCCCGGTGAACTGCTCCCACAGTGGCTTCGGGGTGCGCGAGCTGGACAAGTGGCTGGGAGACAAGCCGTGGGATGTCATTCATGTCAACTTTGGCCTGCATGACCTGAAGTTTGTGGACGAGAAGGGGACGATGGTCGCGGTGGAAAAGGGCAAGCAGCTCGCCTCCCTCGCCGACTACGAAGCCAACCTACGCACGCTGGTGGCACGGCTCAAGAAGACCGGAGCCAAGCTGATCTGGGCCACCACGACACCCGTCCCCGAAGGCACCACCGGCCGGATCGCCGGCAGCGAGCGCGCCTACAACGAGGTTGTTGTCAAGGTCATGGCCGAGAACCAGATCCCCATCGACGACCTCCACGCCGCTGTCGCCGGGAGCCTGGCGACCCTGCAGCAGCCCCGCAATGTCCACTTCACCCCCGCCGGCTACGAGGCACTTGCCCAGGCTGTGGTGAAGCAAGTCACGGCTAACTTACGCTAA
- a CDS encoding TolB family protein, translated as MLSLVAACLLGGGLGSHTMAQGPIIPPDVARGILRESLRIGFLSAEGPRNYALRSMNFDGTATTDLWGTRLPLSNESYAGVDFTFTPDGQTVVYSAVDGTYVQARGRARTKIMTTVVGGIQVSPDARKLVYTRKVGTSETDIYVCNIDGTGERQLTNARGAEAWPAWSPDGRKILYAQGAGVGEIQKLMVMEADGSSQHAITRGSFTAPDEIKFNMGKWSPDGTKLVAVGYTAGRWQIYTLNADGTSPRQLTTDPLMHSTPSWSSDGRKILFSGPTSAASTAKWDIFVMDADGAHLTNLTNTPDISETSPKWQEPYSLPRLRLGL; from the coding sequence ATGTTATCTCTTGTAGCGGCCTGTCTTCTCGGAGGAGGGCTTGGCTCTCACACGATGGCACAAGGCCCAATCATCCCCCCTGATGTCGCACGAGGAATTCTCCGTGAGAGCCTGCGTATTGGGTTCCTCAGTGCGGAGGGGCCGCGAAACTACGCTCTACGCTCCATGAATTTTGATGGCACGGCGACGACTGACCTCTGGGGGACACGGCTTCCTCTGAGCAACGAGAGCTATGCGGGGGTGGACTTTACCTTTACGCCCGATGGTCAGACTGTGGTCTACTCTGCTGTCGATGGCACCTATGTTCAGGCGCGTGGCCGGGCGCGCACCAAGATCATGACCACCGTTGTTGGGGGAATTCAGGTCTCCCCGGATGCTCGGAAGCTGGTCTACACGCGCAAGGTAGGCACCAGCGAGACGGATATCTACGTCTGCAATATCGACGGAACCGGGGAGCGGCAGCTCACAAATGCCCGAGGAGCCGAGGCATGGCCCGCTTGGTCCCCCGACGGACGCAAGATTCTCTATGCACAAGGTGCGGGGGTAGGTGAGATACAGAAGCTCATGGTCATGGAGGCCGATGGGAGCAGCCAGCACGCCATCACCCGGGGAAGCTTCACGGCACCCGATGAGATCAAGTTCAATATGGGCAAGTGGTCCCCCGATGGCACGAAGCTCGTCGCTGTTGGCTATACGGCAGGCCGGTGGCAGATCTACACCCTCAACGCGGATGGGACATCCCCTCGACAGCTCACCACCGATCCCCTCATGCACTCCACGCCAAGCTGGTCCTCCGATGGACGAAAGATCCTGTTTTCTGGGCCAACAAGCGCCGCTAGCACCGCAAAATGGGACATCTTTGTGATGGATGCCGATGGGGCGCACCTGACCAACCTGACCAACACCCCGGATATTTCGGAAACAAGTCCTAAGTGGCAAGAACCTTATAGCCTACCACGACTGCGCCTGGGACTTTAG
- a CDS encoding ABC transporter permease subunit, translated as MPNTDTVTTPASPKKALTDRAVANLFLLPTILLLVAMNIFPLFWSLGLSFTKFKANANKPAEWIANANYVEMMSREQVWHSFTTTAAFVLLAVGLQLAVGFGLAILLNRSFKLKGIVTTFFLLPMMLSSVVVGLFWRFLLDTNFGMINWLLGSVGLMDPKNPINWTDKDHALWSVVIADTWQWAPFVMLIALAGLASVPKTLYEAASVDRASEWFRFRFITMPFITPLLLIALLFRTLDSFKMFDLAWIMTERGATVETVSIQVFREALRNWNTGKACALAYIVLLVIIGLTNLYLMMMARVRGEAKLDAAPLFAPETPWLVGIQKAATPTLGILLLWGVFKAGGPLFVLGLAVLGGLIAATFSIPQKVRSVLATIGIAVALFVYLFPLGWMIATSLKQYTDVNAMPPKFAFTPTGANYAAIFSSVDGKKFLGQMGNSLLVSVVSTLIAVFMGTLAAYTFSRFKIKAKGDALFFILSTRMLPPVVVLVPVYLMYQLIEQKTGIKLLNTLFGLGLLYTTVGVAFATWLMKGFTDDVPPEYEEAALLDRYSRLRAMQKTVLPLVIPGMATTAVFVFLNAWNEYAFGYFLSGLEPLTAPPSITAVIGGGSIPWNEVAARAMVFLLPAAVFTFLMRNHLLRGMTFGAIKGR; from the coding sequence GTGCCCAACACCGACACTGTAACGACGCCTGCCTCGCCTAAGAAGGCCCTCACCGACCGCGCGGTCGCGAACCTCTTTCTCCTGCCCACGATCCTACTGCTCGTGGCGATGAATATCTTCCCGCTCTTCTGGTCGCTGGGGCTGAGCTTTACCAAGTTCAAGGCCAACGCCAACAAGCCCGCGGAGTGGATCGCCAACGCCAACTACGTGGAGATGATGAGCCGCGAGCAGGTCTGGCACTCCTTTACCACCACCGCCGCCTTTGTGCTCCTGGCGGTCGGGCTCCAGCTGGCCGTCGGCTTTGGCCTGGCGATCCTGCTCAACCGTAGCTTCAAGCTCAAGGGGATTGTCACGACCTTCTTCCTGCTTCCCATGATGCTGAGCTCCGTGGTGGTGGGGCTGTTCTGGCGCTTCCTGCTCGACACCAACTTTGGGATGATCAACTGGCTCCTGGGCTCCGTGGGGCTGATGGACCCCAAGAACCCGATCAACTGGACCGACAAAGACCACGCGCTCTGGTCGGTGGTGATCGCCGATACCTGGCAGTGGGCCCCCTTTGTGATGCTCATCGCGCTGGCGGGGCTCGCCAGTGTTCCCAAGACCCTCTACGAAGCGGCGAGTGTGGACCGGGCGAGCGAGTGGTTCCGCTTCCGGTTTATCACCATGCCCTTCATCACGCCGCTGCTGCTGATCGCGCTGCTCTTTCGGACACTCGATAGCTTCAAGATGTTCGACCTGGCGTGGATCATGACCGAGCGCGGCGCGACGGTCGAGACGGTCTCGATCCAGGTCTTCCGCGAGGCGCTACGCAACTGGAACACGGGCAAGGCCTGCGCGCTAGCCTATATCGTCCTGCTGGTGATTATCGGGCTGACCAACCTCTACCTAATGATGATGGCCCGGGTGCGCGGCGAGGCCAAGCTCGATGCCGCCCCGCTCTTTGCGCCGGAGACTCCCTGGCTCGTGGGGATTCAGAAGGCCGCCACCCCGACCCTGGGGATTCTCTTGCTCTGGGGAGTCTTCAAGGCCGGCGGGCCGCTCTTTGTGCTGGGGCTTGCCGTCCTGGGAGGGCTGATCGCCGCGACGTTCTCTATCCCACAGAAGGTCCGCTCCGTTCTGGCGACCATTGGGATCGCGGTGGCGCTCTTTGTCTATCTCTTTCCTCTAGGCTGGATGATCGCGACCTCGCTGAAGCAGTACACCGATGTCAATGCCATGCCCCCCAAGTTCGCGTTTACCCCGACTGGTGCCAACTACGCGGCGATCTTTAGCAGTGTCGATGGCAAGAAGTTTTTAGGGCAGATGGGCAATAGCCTCCTGGTGAGCGTTGTCTCCACCCTGATCGCGGTCTTCATGGGCACCCTGGCGGCCTACACCTTCTCCCGCTTCAAGATCAAGGCCAAGGGCGATGCGCTCTTCTTTATCCTCTCGACCCGCATGCTCCCGCCCGTTGTCGTTCTGGTGCCGGTCTATCTCATGTACCAGCTGATCGAGCAGAAGACCGGCATCAAGCTACTCAACACACTCTTTGGCCTAGGGCTGCTCTACACGACAGTCGGGGTTGCCTTTGCGACCTGGCTGATGAAGGGCTTCACCGACGATGTCCCGCCCGAGTACGAGGAGGCGGCGCTGCTGGACCGCTACTCGCGCCTGCGAGCGATGCAGAAGACTGTCCTGCCGCTCGTGATTCCCGGTATGGCGACCACCGCGGTCTTTGTCTTTCTCAACGCCTGGAACGAGTACGCCTTTGGCTACTTCCTCTCCGGCCTGGAGCCCCTCACCGCCCCGCCCTCGATCACGGCGGTGATTGGCGGCGGCTCGATTCCCTGGAACGAGGTGGCCGCCCGCGCGATGGTCTTCCTGCTACCCGCTGCGGTCTTTACCTTCCTGATGCGCAACCACCTGCTACGCGGCATGACCTTCGGCGCGATCAAGGGAAGATAA
- the trpA gene encoding tryptophan synthase subunit alpha has translation MNRLDTRFAALKAQGERALVVFVTAGDPYPERTVDVLCALAEAGADVIELGVPFSDPLADGPTIQAASFRALQGGMNPPKVLAAVREARARGVSVPIVLMGAYNPVLQYGPEKFAQDAVAAGVDGAIVTDVIPEEADTWKPIADAAGLATIFLLAPTSTTERMEAVGKLAAGFIYCVSMTGITGTKEVVPSELPSLVAAIRQHAGTTPVCVGFGIKTPEQVKAICAFADGAVVGSSLVTLLHETRENPEALDVVKAYVASLKEATR, from the coding sequence ATGAACCGACTGGACACACGTTTTGCGGCGCTGAAGGCACAGGGCGAGAGGGCGCTGGTGGTCTTTGTGACCGCGGGAGACCCCTACCCGGAGCGCACGGTCGATGTCCTCTGCGCGCTGGCGGAGGCGGGAGCCGATGTGATCGAGCTAGGAGTCCCCTTCTCCGATCCCCTCGCCGATGGCCCGACCATCCAAGCGGCGAGCTTTCGGGCGCTCCAAGGCGGGATGAACCCGCCCAAGGTGCTGGCTGCCGTGCGCGAGGCGCGTGCCCGTGGGGTGAGTGTCCCTATCGTGCTGATGGGAGCCTACAACCCGGTGCTCCAGTACGGCCCCGAAAAGTTCGCCCAGGACGCCGTGGCGGCAGGAGTCGATGGCGCGATTGTCACCGATGTCATCCCCGAGGAGGCCGATACCTGGAAGCCGATCGCGGATGCGGCGGGCCTCGCGACCATTTTCTTACTGGCCCCGACCTCGACCACGGAGCGGATGGAAGCGGTCGGAAAGCTGGCGGCGGGCTTTATCTACTGTGTCTCCATGACGGGAATCACCGGCACCAAAGAAGTGGTCCCGAGCGAGCTGCCCAGCCTGGTCGCGGCGATTCGCCAGCACGCCGGCACCACCCCGGTCTGTGTGGGCTTTGGGATCAAGACCCCCGAGCAGGTCAAGGCCATCTGTGCCTTCGCCGACGGTGCCGTGGTCGGGAGCTCGCTGGTCACCCTGCTGCACGAAACCCGCGAAAACCCCGAGGCGCTGGATGTCGTGAAGGCGTATGTGGCGTCGCTGAAAGAGGCAACGCGCTAG